One genomic window of Actinoplanes lobatus includes the following:
- a CDS encoding dipeptidase — MSESDLRAAIRREMPGVRADLERLVRIPGVAFEGFDHSHVERSAVAVAELLRGCGLDTEIVRHGGQPAVIGRKAAPAGAPTVLLYAHHDVQPAGDPALWTSDPFEPVERDGRLYGRGAADDKAGVMAHVAALRAFGDQLPVGVVVFVEGEEEYGSDSLDTIIHEHLEELRSDVIVIADSGNWDIGRPALTTSLRGLVNLFAEVRVLKSAVHSGMFGGPVPDALITLARLLATLHDDDGEVAVPGLVGREGASVDYPADRFRHEAGILDGVDLIGRGTITDRIWTKPSISVLGVDAPRTLEAANALQPTAKAKISVRLAPGEDPKSAYDAVRAHLEKNVPWGAQLEVTLESDGQPCVIDATGPVYDAARAAFRSAWDGTEPVDMGVGGSIPFIATFQELFPAAAILVTGVEDPYAGAHGPDESLHLGEFERVCVAEALLLKNVAETMTR; from the coding sequence CTGAGTGAATCCGATCTGCGCGCCGCGATCCGGCGCGAGATGCCCGGTGTCCGCGCCGACCTGGAACGGCTGGTGCGGATCCCGGGTGTCGCTTTCGAGGGTTTCGACCACTCGCACGTCGAGCGGTCCGCGGTGGCGGTCGCCGAGCTGCTGCGCGGGTGCGGGCTCGACACCGAGATCGTCCGGCACGGCGGGCAGCCCGCCGTGATCGGGCGTAAGGCGGCGCCGGCCGGCGCGCCCACCGTGCTGCTCTACGCGCACCACGACGTGCAGCCCGCCGGTGACCCCGCGCTGTGGACCAGCGATCCGTTCGAGCCGGTCGAGCGGGACGGGCGGCTCTACGGCCGCGGCGCCGCCGACGACAAGGCCGGGGTGATGGCGCATGTCGCCGCGCTGCGCGCGTTCGGCGATCAGCTGCCGGTCGGCGTGGTCGTCTTCGTCGAGGGGGAGGAGGAGTACGGCTCGGACTCCCTCGACACGATCATCCACGAGCACCTGGAGGAGCTGCGGTCCGATGTCATCGTGATCGCCGACTCCGGCAACTGGGACATCGGCCGGCCGGCCCTGACCACCTCGCTGCGCGGCCTGGTCAACCTGTTCGCCGAGGTCCGGGTGCTGAAGAGCGCGGTGCACAGTGGCATGTTCGGCGGCCCCGTGCCGGACGCGCTCATCACCCTGGCCCGGCTGCTGGCGACGCTGCACGACGACGACGGCGAGGTGGCGGTGCCCGGCCTGGTGGGCCGCGAGGGCGCGAGCGTCGACTATCCGGCCGACCGGTTCCGGCACGAGGCCGGCATCCTGGACGGCGTCGACCTGATCGGCCGGGGCACCATCACCGACCGCATCTGGACCAAGCCGTCCATCTCCGTGCTCGGCGTCGACGCCCCGCGCACCCTGGAGGCGGCCAACGCGTTGCAGCCGACCGCCAAAGCCAAGATCAGCGTCCGGCTGGCGCCGGGCGAGGACCCCAAGTCGGCGTACGACGCGGTCCGCGCCCACCTGGAGAAGAACGTGCCGTGGGGCGCCCAGCTCGAGGTCACCCTGGAGAGCGACGGCCAGCCGTGCGTGATCGACGCGACCGGCCCGGTGTACGACGCGGCCCGCGCCGCCTTCCGCTCCGCGTGGGACGGCACCGAGCCGGTGGACATGGGCGTCGGCGGGTCGATCCCGTTCATCGCCACCTTCCAGGAGCTGTTCCCGGCCGCCGCGATCCTGGTGACCGGCGTCGAGGATCCGTATGCGGGCGCACACGGACCGGACGAGAGCCTGCACCTCGGTGAGTTCGAGCGCGTCTGTGTGGCCGAGGCGCTGCTGCTCAAGAACGTCGCGGAGACCATGACGAGGTAG
- a CDS encoding nucleotide-binding protein, producing MSAPSSGHGKTAIAVGLLAALSGRGIPTAGFKVGPDHTDAAYLGLAAGRPGRNLDPRLVGAQRVAPLFAHGASGAQVTVIEGAMGLFDSLTGQPEVDGTASVAAALRAPVVLVVDVAAMGHSLAALVHGFRMFDEMVHLGGVILNRVASERHEQMLRSAMDDIGMPVLGALHRGDLPNVLPARSHGLVPVAHRTVEAGRAVRRLGEAVASALDMERLMALAASAPPIPGPLWTPAEAAGDVPFDQRPLIALAGGQGRPLHLRGDCRVAHRGRRRRRGRRSAARRGTPSGHARPCGRCGPS from the coding sequence GTGAGCGCGCCGTCGTCCGGCCACGGCAAGACGGCCATCGCCGTGGGACTGCTCGCCGCGCTCAGCGGACGCGGCATCCCGACCGCGGGCTTCAAGGTCGGCCCGGATCACACCGACGCGGCGTACCTCGGACTGGCCGCCGGCCGCCCCGGCCGCAACCTCGACCCGCGCCTGGTCGGCGCGCAGCGTGTCGCGCCGCTCTTCGCGCACGGCGCGTCCGGTGCGCAGGTCACCGTCATCGAAGGCGCGATGGGCCTGTTCGACAGCCTCACCGGTCAGCCGGAGGTCGACGGCACCGCATCGGTCGCCGCCGCGCTGCGGGCCCCGGTCGTGCTGGTGGTGGACGTCGCCGCGATGGGCCACTCGCTGGCCGCGCTCGTCCACGGCTTCCGGATGTTCGACGAGATGGTGCACCTGGGCGGCGTCATCCTGAACCGGGTCGCCTCCGAACGGCACGAACAGATGCTGCGCAGCGCGATGGACGACATCGGCATGCCGGTGCTCGGCGCCCTGCACCGCGGTGACCTTCCCAACGTGCTGCCCGCCCGGTCACACGGGCTCGTTCCGGTCGCCCACCGGACCGTCGAGGCCGGCCGCGCCGTGCGCCGCCTCGGCGAGGCGGTGGCGAGCGCCCTCGACATGGAGCGTCTGATGGCGCTCGCCGCGTCAGCGCCGCCGATCCCCGGCCCGCTCTGGACCCCGGCCGAGGCGGCCGGGGACGTCCCGTTCGATCAGCGGCCACTGATCGCCCTGGCCGGCGGCCAGGGGCGCCCCCTACACCTACGTGGAGACTGCCGAGTTGCTCACCGCGGCCGGCGCCGACGTCGCGGTCGTCGATCCGCTGCGCGACGAGGCACTCCCTCCGGGCACGCGCGGCCTTGTGGTCGGTGCGGGCCTTCCTGA
- a CDS encoding SURF1 family cytochrome oxidase biogenesis protein yields MYRFLLTPRWLAAAALTVVASVVMVMLGNWQLHRYQERTAINDRIDAADAVDAVALTSVLTAPTAAGTPGAAPGKALAWTKVTLTGRYDPANEIQARGRTVGSKVGFEILTPLLLADGTAVLVDRGWVPAPPGGALAAPEVPPAPTGQVTVVGQIHLSESRPAPVDRRDGRLDTRRISLPRLATELPFPVYGAYVLLTEQTPAADPAFVPIPIPHEDSWQNGGYAVQWWVFAGMVFVLYGWQARREALEPVSGARPTRKADRPRDRVEAADQRKAARDRAGGAPRDRVEEADRRAAEAAASRSATVTADRPESD; encoded by the coding sequence GTGTACCGGTTCCTGCTGACCCCCCGCTGGCTGGCCGCGGCCGCGCTCACCGTCGTCGCCTCGGTGGTGATGGTCATGCTCGGCAACTGGCAGTTGCATCGGTACCAGGAACGCACGGCCATCAATGACCGGATCGACGCCGCGGATGCCGTCGACGCCGTCGCGTTGACGTCGGTGCTGACCGCGCCGACCGCGGCGGGCACCCCGGGCGCCGCCCCCGGCAAGGCTCTGGCCTGGACAAAGGTCACCCTCACCGGCCGCTACGACCCGGCCAACGAGATCCAGGCGCGGGGCCGCACGGTGGGCAGCAAGGTCGGTTTCGAGATCCTCACACCGCTCCTCCTGGCGGACGGCACGGCCGTTCTGGTGGACCGCGGCTGGGTGCCCGCGCCGCCCGGCGGGGCGCTCGCCGCACCCGAGGTTCCGCCTGCCCCGACCGGGCAGGTCACGGTCGTCGGGCAGATTCACCTGTCGGAAAGCCGACCCGCTCCGGTGGACCGGCGGGACGGCCGTCTGGACACTCGGCGGATCAGTCTGCCGCGCCTCGCCACCGAGCTGCCCTTCCCGGTGTACGGGGCGTATGTCCTGTTGACGGAACAGACGCCGGCGGCCGATCCGGCTTTCGTGCCGATCCCGATCCCGCACGAGGACTCCTGGCAGAACGGCGGCTACGCCGTCCAGTGGTGGGTCTTCGCCGGGATGGTCTTCGTGCTGTACGGCTGGCAGGCCCGGCGGGAGGCCCTGGAGCCGGTGTCCGGGGCCCGGCCCACGCGGAAGGCCGACCGTCCCCGCGACCGCGTCGAAGCGGCCGACCAGCGCAAGGCCGCACGCGACCGGGCCGGAGGAGCCCCGCGTGACCGCGTCGAGGAAGCGGACCGGCGGGCCGCCGAGGCCGCCGCATCGCGGTCCGCGACCGTGACGGCCGACCGGCCGGAGAGTGACTAG
- the cobC gene encoding Rv2231c family pyridoxal phosphate-dependent protein CobC, translated as MFTRNGRSVAWSAVRHAEPMSFDLDHHGDAEVGAGLIDLAVNVRHQAMPAWLAGPIAESLGALSAYPDDRAATAAVAARHRRDPAEVLLTAGAAQGFVLLAQALRGARRPVVVHPQFTEPEAALRNAGHRVERVILREPDGFRLDPGLVPDDSDLVFVGNPTNPTSVLHPAADVAKLARPGRVLVVDEAFADTTFRPGVPGEPESLAERRDLPGLVVVRSLTKTWGLAGLRIGYLLGPAGLLRRLAAAQPLWAVSTPALAAAAACASPVAVATEREIAAALAAERAHLVERLRRVPSVTVPGDPASAFVPVRLPAADQVRAELRRRGYAVRRGDTFPGLGLDWLRIAVRDTATTDGFVQTLTDVIEERP; from the coding sequence ATGTTCACCCGGAACGGCCGAAGTGTGGCGTGGTCGGCCGTCCGGCATGCTGAGCCCATGAGTTTCGACCTCGATCACCACGGCGACGCCGAGGTGGGGGCGGGCCTGATCGATCTCGCGGTCAACGTGCGGCATCAGGCCATGCCCGCCTGGCTGGCCGGGCCGATCGCGGAGTCGCTGGGCGCGCTCTCGGCGTACCCGGACGACCGCGCGGCCACCGCGGCCGTCGCGGCCCGGCACCGCCGGGATCCGGCCGAGGTGCTGCTCACCGCGGGCGCCGCCCAGGGGTTCGTGCTGCTCGCGCAGGCGTTGCGGGGCGCCCGCAGGCCGGTCGTGGTGCATCCGCAGTTCACCGAGCCGGAGGCGGCGCTGCGCAACGCCGGCCACCGGGTGGAGCGGGTGATCCTGCGCGAGCCGGACGGCTTCCGGCTCGATCCGGGCCTGGTTCCGGACGACTCCGACCTGGTCTTCGTCGGCAACCCGACCAACCCGACCTCGGTTCTGCACCCGGCCGCCGACGTGGCGAAACTGGCCCGGCCGGGCCGCGTGCTGGTGGTCGACGAGGCGTTCGCCGACACCACCTTCCGGCCGGGCGTGCCGGGTGAGCCGGAGTCCCTGGCCGAGCGCCGCGACCTGCCCGGTCTGGTGGTGGTGCGCAGCCTCACCAAGACCTGGGGCCTGGCCGGCCTGCGTATCGGCTACCTGCTCGGGCCGGCCGGCCTGCTGCGCCGGCTGGCCGCCGCGCAACCACTGTGGGCGGTCTCCACACCGGCGCTCGCCGCGGCCGCCGCCTGTGCCTCGCCGGTCGCTGTCGCGACCGAGCGGGAGATCGCGGCGGCGCTCGCCGCCGAGCGTGCCCATCTGGTGGAACGGTTGCGGCGAGTGCCGAGCGTCACGGTTCCGGGCGACCCGGCCTCCGCGTTCGTTCCGGTACGCCTCCCCGCCGCCGATCAGGTACGCGCTGAGCTGCGCCGACGTGGCTACGCGGTGCGCCGTGGCGACACCTTCCCGGGGCTGGGCCTCGACTGGCTCCGGATTGCGGTGCGCGACACTGCCACCACTGACGGATTCGTGCAGACTCTGACCGATGTGATCGAGGAGCGACCGTGA
- a CDS encoding TIGR03086 family metal-binding protein, translating to MADRVPLDFDPPVRQIRALLLGVDDRDLTAPTPCPGWPVAALLDHLMGLAHAFTLAARKRSGADGPPPEPSADHLSRHWRSRLPVLLAELSMAWKDPAAWTGTAQAGGVTMPATAMGAVAMNELVMHGWDLARATGQDYAADPRALEQLIEFLGQGPAEGTPGLFGPRVPVAPEEDLLAQALGLAGRDPAWRPPRRRPAKPARPVLPARD from the coding sequence GTGGCCGATCGTGTGCCGCTGGATTTCGACCCGCCGGTTCGTCAGATCAGAGCCCTGCTGTTGGGGGTCGACGATCGTGACCTGACCGCCCCGACGCCCTGCCCGGGCTGGCCGGTCGCCGCGCTGCTCGATCATCTGATGGGTCTGGCCCACGCTTTCACCTTGGCCGCCCGCAAGCGTTCGGGCGCGGACGGCCCACCACCCGAGCCGTCCGCCGACCACCTGTCCCGGCACTGGCGCAGTCGGCTTCCGGTGCTGCTGGCCGAGTTGTCCATGGCGTGGAAGGATCCGGCCGCCTGGACCGGCACGGCGCAGGCGGGCGGTGTCACCATGCCCGCCACCGCGATGGGCGCCGTCGCGATGAATGAGCTGGTCATGCACGGGTGGGATCTCGCCCGCGCGACAGGTCAGGACTACGCCGCCGACCCGCGCGCCCTGGAGCAGTTGATCGAGTTCCTCGGGCAGGGTCCGGCCGAGGGCACGCCGGGCCTGTTCGGTCCACGCGTGCCGGTCGCCCCGGAGGAGGATCTGCTGGCCCAGGCGCTGGGCCTGGCCGGCCGCGATCCGGCCTGGCGACCACCCCGCCGCCGGCCGGCCAAACCCGCCCGGCCGGTCCTCCCCGCCCGCGACTGA
- a CDS encoding transglycosylase domain-containing protein, which yields MTSRRLTVAGKVAMLIRAGLIAGLVLAGLSYPFTALAGMGVKAGTEALENMPEQLTETPPAQTSYVYAADGKTLLTMFYEEHRKHTDLDDMSPYLVKAIVASEDTRFYEHNGVDPKGVARAFVANQQAGGVSQGASTLTMQYVRMALRDSAKTPTEALKATEQTATRKLREMRLAIEVEQRLSKDEILERYLNAAYFGHRAYGIFAASQVFFSKAPRDLTLTEAALLAGLVKAPSAYDPATNDRGAALDRRNYVIDQMRKMNTITAEQAATALKSRIRLKLSTPPNDCVSVAEKHNDWGFFCDYFKSWWREQPAFGSNPQEREAQLRRGGYRVVTSMDPEIQRYALRHVLEKEGRGSPFAHGQVVVQPGTGRVLSMAVNRNYSLDQEDNGRHTDRRKDGEKGNYPNTVNPLLGGGDMAGYQAGSTFKIFTLLAALESGLPLSTSFYAPQRFVSQYITAPGPATCGIYWCPKNSSESMTGTQTMWSGFGKSVNTYFVQLEQRVGADKAVRMAERLGLRWRTAVDKELATKEHAPGWGAFTLGVSDATPVEMANVFATLAAEGRYCEPLPVLSIRNPDGTHAVHQERLVAAPRCHQAVKANVARAATDAARCVTGYGAARGHCGWGTSSLVYGVMQRPVAGKSGTTDGNKTAWFSGYTPQLAASAFVADPDNPEHLVGSGRSTMSKYTVAQTLRDALQDQPQLKFTPPSDNLAW from the coding sequence GTGACCAGCCGACGCCTCACCGTAGCCGGAAAAGTCGCCATGCTGATCCGGGCCGGGCTCATCGCCGGACTGGTCCTCGCCGGCCTCTCCTACCCCTTCACCGCGCTGGCCGGCATGGGGGTCAAGGCCGGCACCGAGGCGCTGGAGAACATGCCGGAACAGCTCACCGAGACACCGCCGGCCCAGACCAGCTACGTCTACGCGGCCGACGGCAAGACACTGCTCACGATGTTCTACGAGGAACACCGCAAGCACACCGACCTGGACGACATGTCGCCATACCTGGTCAAGGCGATCGTGGCCTCCGAGGACACCCGCTTCTACGAGCACAACGGCGTCGACCCCAAGGGGGTGGCCCGGGCCTTCGTCGCCAACCAGCAGGCGGGCGGGGTCTCCCAGGGCGCGTCCACACTCACCATGCAGTACGTGCGGATGGCGCTGCGGGACAGCGCCAAGACCCCGACCGAGGCACTCAAGGCGACCGAGCAGACCGCCACCCGCAAGCTGCGCGAGATGCGGCTCGCCATCGAGGTGGAGCAGCGGCTCAGCAAGGACGAGATCCTCGAGCGCTACCTCAACGCCGCCTACTTCGGGCACCGCGCCTACGGCATCTTCGCCGCCTCCCAGGTCTTCTTCTCCAAGGCGCCGCGCGACCTCACCCTCACCGAGGCGGCACTGCTCGCCGGGCTGGTCAAGGCACCCTCCGCCTACGACCCGGCGACCAACGACCGGGGCGCCGCCCTGGACCGGCGCAACTACGTCATCGACCAGATGCGGAAGATGAACACGATCACCGCCGAGCAGGCCGCCACCGCCCTCAAATCGAGGATCAGGCTCAAATTGAGCACGCCGCCCAACGACTGCGTGTCGGTGGCGGAGAAGCACAACGACTGGGGCTTCTTCTGCGACTACTTCAAGAGCTGGTGGCGTGAACAGCCCGCCTTCGGCAGCAACCCCCAGGAACGCGAGGCCCAACTGCGCCGCGGAGGCTACCGGGTGGTCACCTCCATGGACCCCGAGATCCAGCGGTACGCGCTGCGGCACGTACTGGAGAAGGAAGGCCGCGGCAGCCCCTTCGCCCACGGACAGGTCGTGGTGCAGCCCGGCACCGGACGGGTGCTGAGCATGGCCGTCAACCGGAACTACTCGCTGGACCAGGAGGACAACGGGCGGCACACCGACAGGCGCAAGGACGGCGAGAAGGGCAACTACCCCAACACGGTCAACCCGCTGCTCGGTGGCGGCGACATGGCCGGATATCAGGCCGGCTCCACCTTCAAGATCTTCACGCTGCTGGCCGCCCTGGAATCCGGGCTGCCACTGTCCACCTCCTTCTACGCGCCGCAACGGTTCGTCTCCCAATACATCACCGCACCCGGGCCGGCCACCTGCGGCATCTACTGGTGCCCGAAGAACTCCAGCGAGTCGATGACCGGCACACAGACCATGTGGAGCGGCTTCGGCAAATCGGTCAACACCTACTTCGTACAGCTGGAACAGCGGGTCGGCGCGGACAAGGCGGTGCGGATGGCGGAACGCCTCGGGCTGCGCTGGCGCACCGCCGTCGACAAGGAGCTCGCCACCAAGGAACACGCCCCCGGCTGGGGCGCCTTCACCCTGGGCGTCAGCGACGCCACCCCGGTCGAGATGGCGAACGTCTTCGCCACCCTGGCCGCGGAGGGCCGCTACTGCGAGCCGCTGCCGGTGCTCAGCATCCGCAACCCCGACGGAACCCACGCCGTCCACCAGGAACGCCTGGTCGCCGCGCCCCGCTGCCACCAGGCCGTCAAGGCCAACGTCGCGCGCGCGGCCACCGACGCGGCCCGCTGCGTCACCGGTTACGGCGCGGCGCGCGGCCACTGCGGCTGGGGCACCTCCTCGCTGGTCTACGGCGTCATGCAGCGCCCGGTCGCCGGCAAGAGCGGCACGACGGACGGCAACAAGACCGCCTGGTTCAGCGGTTACACCCCGCAGCTGGCGGCCTCCGCCTTCGTCGCCGACCCGGACAACCCGGAGCATCTGGTCGGCTCGGGCCGCTCGACGATGTCGAAATACACGGTCGCCCAGACCTTGCGGGACGCCCTCCAGGACCAGCCCCAACTCAAATTCACCCCGCCCTCCGACAATCTCGCCTGGTGA
- a CDS encoding ATP-dependent DNA ligase, giving the protein MEIVRFLDIAATSAAVAATSGRKAKIELLAGALRRLDPGEIVAGAAFLAGELRQRQTGVGWASLRERPPAAVAATLTVAAVDAAIQEISTVAGAGSQARRRQLLGALFAAATEEEQRLLLGLFGGELRQGAQAGLLAEAVAVAAEVPVTAVRRALLLSGDLKSVAVAALSGGAAALAEIHLRVGTPLSPMLAGSAPDVAAALQATGAPAVVDVKLDGIRIQVHRSGDDVAVYTRSLDDITARLPEVVAAVRELPLREAILDGEAMALDEAGRPRPFQETSSRAATRGAPASGLRPYFFDLLHLDGADLLDEPGRVRWAALAETLPESLVVGRTEVGSEEQAAAAFAAALAAGQEGVVIKAPEAPYDVGRRGAAWIKVKPRHTLDLVVLAVEWGNGRRRGWLSNLHLGARDPDSGGFVMLGKTFKGLTDELLRWQTERFKALAVSDDGWVVRVRPEQVVEIAFDGVQTSPRYPGGVALRFARVLRYRDDKTAAEADTIAMVRALHAGVASAGP; this is encoded by the coding sequence ATGGAGATCGTGCGGTTTCTCGACATAGCAGCCACCTCGGCCGCCGTCGCCGCGACCTCGGGCCGCAAGGCCAAGATCGAGCTGCTGGCCGGGGCGTTGCGGCGTCTCGACCCCGGTGAGATCGTCGCCGGGGCGGCGTTCCTGGCCGGCGAGCTGCGGCAGCGGCAGACCGGCGTGGGCTGGGCGTCCCTGCGTGAGCGGCCACCCGCCGCCGTCGCGGCCACGCTCACCGTGGCCGCGGTCGACGCCGCGATCCAGGAGATCTCCACCGTCGCGGGAGCCGGCTCCCAGGCCCGCCGCAGACAGCTGCTCGGCGCGCTGTTCGCTGCCGCCACCGAGGAGGAGCAGCGCCTCCTTCTCGGCCTGTTCGGCGGCGAGCTGCGGCAGGGCGCGCAGGCCGGGCTGCTGGCCGAGGCGGTCGCGGTGGCCGCCGAGGTGCCGGTGACCGCGGTCCGCCGGGCGCTGCTGCTCTCCGGCGACCTCAAGTCGGTGGCCGTCGCGGCGCTGTCCGGCGGCGCCGCCGCGCTCGCCGAGATCCACCTGCGGGTCGGCACCCCGCTCAGCCCGATGCTGGCCGGAAGCGCACCCGACGTCGCGGCCGCCCTCCAGGCCACCGGCGCCCCCGCGGTCGTCGACGTGAAACTCGACGGCATCCGCATCCAGGTGCACCGCTCCGGCGACGACGTGGCCGTCTACACCCGTAGCCTCGACGACATCACCGCCCGCCTGCCCGAGGTGGTCGCCGCCGTCCGTGAGCTGCCGCTGCGCGAAGCGATCCTCGACGGTGAGGCCATGGCACTCGACGAAGCCGGCCGGCCGCGCCCCTTCCAGGAGACGTCGAGTCGTGCGGCGACCCGGGGCGCCCCGGCGAGCGGTCTCCGGCCGTACTTCTTCGACCTGCTCCACCTCGACGGCGCCGACCTGCTCGACGAACCCGGCCGGGTGCGCTGGGCGGCCCTCGCCGAGACGCTGCCGGAGTCCCTCGTCGTCGGCCGGACCGAGGTCGGCAGCGAGGAGCAGGCGGCCGCCGCGTTCGCTGCCGCGCTGGCCGCCGGGCAGGAGGGTGTCGTGATCAAGGCACCCGAGGCGCCGTACGACGTGGGCCGCCGGGGCGCCGCCTGGATCAAGGTGAAACCCCGCCACACCCTCGACCTGGTCGTCCTCGCGGTCGAGTGGGGCAACGGCCGCCGCCGCGGATGGCTCTCCAACCTGCACCTCGGCGCCCGGGACCCGGACTCCGGCGGGTTCGTCATGCTCGGCAAGACGTTCAAAGGCCTGACCGACGAGCTGCTGCGCTGGCAGACCGAGCGGTTCAAGGCTCTGGCCGTCTCCGACGACGGCTGGGTCGTCCGGGTCCGGCCGGAACAGGTCGTCGAGATCGCCTTCGACGGCGTCCAGACGTCACCGCGTTATCCGGGTGGGGTCGCCCTCCGGTTCGCGCGGGTGCTCCGCTACCGCGACGACAAGACCGCGGCCGAGGCCGACACCATCGCCATGGTCCGGGCTCTCCACGCCGGAGTGGCATCCGCCGGGCCCTGA
- a CDS encoding FAD-dependent monooxygenase, which yields MAELSCEVLVVGAGPTGLMLANWLTRLGVQVIVADGKDGPTIESRALIVQARSLEIYDQLGIGDQVLEAAHRAEALAPGFGARGFGRIPLGPLGGAVTPYPYIEVLEQSRNEEILYENLQKLGGQVLWESPVTAVVQTEDGVEAKVGNHTVWARFCVGCDGANSMVRKARRIDFEGVTNPHRFFVLDATGAGGLQPDAINVRPYRDDFLLAFPMRGDGNWRLIGLVRDVDGDGALDEEDARARMLRTYGVTYDRSRWFATYRVHHRIAAAFRDGPFLLAGDAAHVHSPVGGQGMNTGLQDAHNLAFKLADVLRGTRKDGWLDRYEAERRPVARKLVATTDRVFGFLTSGRWPLRVLRRVAVPLLAPVGVRALPGSSGGSRLFQYVSQIRIHYRLDPAGTPGRRRDPVVGRRLPWADGNHAALRAACWQIHAYGGVTAADAPDLGVPVHVFPAAPATVLRPGLFYLVRPDGFVAARAEPAEADTLFRHAMAR from the coding sequence ATGGCCGAGCTGTCGTGCGAGGTCCTGGTGGTGGGCGCCGGCCCCACCGGGCTGATGCTCGCCAACTGGCTGACCAGACTCGGGGTTCAGGTGATCGTCGCGGACGGCAAGGACGGTCCGACGATCGAGTCCCGGGCGCTGATCGTGCAGGCGCGCAGTCTGGAGATCTACGACCAGCTCGGCATCGGCGACCAGGTGCTGGAGGCCGCGCACCGGGCCGAGGCGCTCGCCCCCGGCTTCGGTGCGCGCGGCTTCGGGCGGATCCCGCTCGGGCCACTGGGCGGGGCGGTCACGCCGTACCCGTACATCGAGGTTCTGGAGCAGAGCCGTAACGAGGAGATCCTCTACGAGAATCTGCAGAAGCTCGGCGGCCAGGTGTTGTGGGAGTCGCCGGTCACCGCGGTCGTGCAGACCGAGGACGGGGTCGAGGCGAAGGTCGGCAACCACACGGTGTGGGCCCGGTTCTGTGTCGGCTGCGACGGCGCCAACTCGATGGTCCGCAAGGCGCGGCGGATCGACTTCGAGGGCGTCACCAATCCGCACCGCTTCTTCGTCCTGGACGCGACCGGCGCCGGCGGGCTCCAGCCGGACGCGATAAACGTCCGCCCGTACCGGGACGATTTCCTGCTCGCCTTCCCGATGCGCGGCGACGGCAACTGGCGGCTGATCGGCCTGGTCCGGGACGTGGACGGCGACGGCGCCCTGGACGAGGAGGACGCCCGCGCCCGGATGCTGCGGACGTACGGGGTCACCTACGACCGGTCCCGCTGGTTCGCCACGTACCGGGTCCACCACCGGATCGCCGCGGCGTTCCGGGACGGCCCGTTCCTGCTGGCCGGGGACGCCGCCCATGTGCACTCGCCGGTCGGCGGCCAGGGCATGAACACCGGCCTCCAGGACGCCCACAACCTCGCCTTCAAACTCGCCGACGTGCTGCGCGGCACCCGGAAGGACGGCTGGCTGGACCGCTACGAGGCCGAGCGCCGCCCGGTCGCCCGGAAACTCGTCGCCACCACCGACCGGGTCTTCGGGTTCCTCACCTCCGGCCGGTGGCCGCTGCGCGTGCTGCGGCGGGTCGCGGTGCCGCTGCTCGCGCCGGTCGGGGTGCGGGCGCTGCCCGGCTCCTCCGGCGGGTCACGGCTTTTTCAGTACGTGTCGCAGATCCGGATCCACTACCGCCTCGACCCGGCCGGGACACCCGGGCGGCGGCGGGATCCGGTGGTCGGGCGGCGACTGCCCTGGGCCGACGGCAACCATGCGGCACTGCGGGCCGCCTGCTGGCAGATTCACGCGTACGGCGGGGTCACCGCGGCCGACGCGCCCGACCTCGGCGTGCCGGTGCACGTCTTCCCGGCGGCGCCGGCCACCGTGCTGCGTCCCGGCCTGTTCTACCTGGTCCGGCCGGACGGTTTCGTCGCCGCGCGGGCCGAACCGGCCGAGGCCGACACCCTGTTCCGGCACGCCATGGCCAGGTGA